One genomic segment of Bacteroidales bacterium includes these proteins:
- the mutY gene encoding A/G-specific adenine glycosylase has product MKFGGKIRGWYEKNGRDLPMRSTRDPYRTWVAEVILQQTRMDQGLPYLKNFLEAFPDVRTLARAREDEVLRLWQGLGYYSRARHMHASARQVAEEMNGVMPADYQGLLALKGVGKYTAAAIASWCYKEPLAAVDGNVSRLIARLYGIGEAINTPAGERQIYALATELLEGSDPGEHNQAMIDFGALLCTPVSPRCQECPLSDRCHARLSGTVEQFPVKIRGKKPVNRWFYFYIMTSRGETILEKRGDSGIWRSLYQFPLAEYQAPQSDSEMVQEIEALYRGGESGIQELSPTINQLSPTIRQLSPTIRHQLSHRTIHARFIHVELPSFGAGLPAGWIVVPVGQLDQYPVPRLIQRYLESVKI; this is encoded by the coding sequence ATGAAATTTGGCGGAAAAATCCGAGGGTGGTATGAAAAAAATGGCAGAGACCTTCCCATGCGCTCGACCAGAGACCCTTACCGCACCTGGGTGGCCGAGGTAATACTGCAGCAAACCCGTATGGATCAAGGACTTCCATACCTGAAAAATTTTCTGGAAGCGTTTCCCGATGTAAGAACCCTGGCCCGGGCCCGGGAGGATGAAGTGCTCAGGCTGTGGCAGGGACTGGGCTACTACAGCCGCGCACGCCATATGCATGCTTCAGCCAGGCAGGTGGCAGAAGAGATGAACGGGGTTATGCCGGCTGATTACCAGGGATTACTGGCTCTGAAGGGGGTGGGGAAATATACCGCGGCGGCCATCGCCTCCTGGTGCTACAAAGAGCCCCTGGCAGCGGTCGATGGAAATGTCTCCCGGCTTATTGCCCGCCTATACGGGATCGGGGAAGCCATCAACACTCCCGCGGGAGAAAGGCAGATATATGCCCTGGCCACGGAGCTGCTCGAAGGCTCCGATCCCGGGGAGCACAACCAGGCCATGATCGATTTCGGGGCTTTGCTCTGCACCCCGGTATCGCCCCGGTGCCAGGAGTGTCCGCTTTCTGACCGCTGCCATGCCCGGCTTAGCGGAACAGTGGAACAGTTTCCGGTAAAGATCCGGGGAAAAAAGCCGGTAAACCGCTGGTTCTATTTCTATATTATGACCTCCCGGGGGGAAACCATCCTGGAGAAACGGGGCGACTCCGGTATCTGGAGGTCGCTCTACCAGTTTCCACTGGCCGAATACCAGGCCCCGCAGAGCGATTCGGAGATGGTGCAGGAAATCGAAGCGCTCTACCGGGGAGGGGAGTCAGGCATTCAGGAGCTCTCCCCCACAATCAATCAACTCTCCCCGACGATCCGGCAGCTCTCCCCCACGATCCGGCATCAGCTGTCGCATCGCACCATTCACGCCCGTTTTATCCACGTCGAACTGCCCTCATTCGGTGCCGGCCTCCCTGCAGGCTGGATCGTTGTACCCGTGGGACAGCTGGATCAATATCCGGTACCCCGGCTGATTCAAAGGTACCTTGAATCAGTCAAAATTTAG